In Anopheles gambiae chromosome 2, idAnoGambNW_F1_1, whole genome shotgun sequence, a single window of DNA contains:
- the LOC1281422 gene encoding serine/threonine kinase SAD-1 isoform X1, protein MQRSFGGLSAASRAGVYDGKIAGLYDLEETLGSGHFAVVKLARHVFTGEKVAVKVIEKTKLDEISRAHLFQEVRCMKLVQHPNVVRLYEVIDTQTKLYLILELGDGGDLYDYIMRHEKGLSENVAREYFRQIVRAISYCHQLHVVHRDLKPENVVFFEKLGVVKLTDFGFSNKFCPGQKLETSCGSLAYSAPEILLGDSYDAPAVDVWSLGVILFMLVCGHPPFQEANDSETLTMIMDCKYTMPAHVSDGCRNLISKMLVREPEKRATLQQIALDVWLMEGSCEETPENQPLVSREQVSEEDHTLIIQKMINGKIATKEEILEALDRNEYNHITATYFLLAERKLRAHRQEEAQKRKPELTLPVSNSTRLLQNFKKNEANEDEDTQDGLLSTRLGMHLSVPRTPGTETGQTGRSRKCSIVQEEEDDEDDVHCAGHEELSTPLNRRGSRSEGRINVTVQDRIAESERLKLEAKKYQQSEQQSRLSADEESDRESQPAGKDQVDGGDAGNHQRAHPQTSPLLGGIGNVTLVTSENSSTKDRLGIAGGGLHRKPMPELKRHVGGSIDSKKSSILKPTLVKITDGVVGVRSGSFDQCMRNMAGGAGGGGELVTTKIITDSSTITIPIPTLNIVTASTIPKYKTMPSPTRSNAILTSTTNCLNEIFEEGTDVGSSDSTSTTPRPVIRSQFVAARQQSQPAGNGTASGAAAAASTGNNVHRRTKFNNKSRTASCSSSDASDDDSENRKKRAHKIVDATVKPLSQRRDSHDDSSDSQDQGSNVAGGGGAGKPLIRGISGATTNGSGSTTSNGGTGGGGSGTRGGTGSSATDDKHGASNRQKSSQPVDFRRHRGRRRPVETRLRESQSLNRITEVQESEVGGGGGGGGGGHSVTQQLASSTVVGTPLVQMVTSNGAVAKPTTEPPNATDEQQSDKSCDNASSDRASAEPEPEPPACREAGTPSSTKKGQSGKAASPRQHHHGTSKPKGLSARIFHTFKKQPVAAVTTTTTAASVAASAMSDPPSTGSADDIEIVVELAKALNNASAEGGKTGNTKKIKILGRYFQVHKKIYVPLSGLFQRGRLYKAQSCGSIVRDKVNVNPNGGGAGSHANTTGRHSTIFTDKNRIIKNCLGGGGGGEAAARHLGSDGDINHNGGSHHQHHQQLHSSSGFLASLSATGGGVGASSECIGRGSSPIELVSAGRRSSIVDHATPVLGATAVTPPVPIKTA, encoded by the exons ATGCAGCGGTCGTTCGGTGGCCTGTCGGCGGCCAGCCGGGCAGGAGTTTACGACGGCAAAATAGCCGGCCTGTACGATCTGGAGGAAACGCTCGGTTCGGGCCATTTTGCCGTGGTAAAGCTTGCCCGCCACGTCTTCACCGGCGAGAAGGTGGCGGTAAAGGTGATCGAAAAGACCAAGCTGGACGAGATTTCGCGCGCCCACCTGTTCCAGGAAGTGCG CTGCATGAAATTGGTCCAGCATCCGAACGTGGTGCGGCTGTACGAGGTGATCGACACGCAGACGAAGCTGTACCTCATACTGGAGCTGGGCGATGGCGGCGACCTGTACGATTACATTATGCGCCACGAGAAGGGCCTGTCGGAGAACGTGGCCCGGGAGTACTTCCGGCAGATCGTGCGCGCCATCTCCTACTGCCATCAGCTGCACGTGGTGCACAG AGATCTGAAACCGGAGAATGTGGTGTTCTTCGAGAAGCTGGGCGTCGTGAAGCTGACCGACTTTGGCTTCAGCAATAAGTTCTGCCCGGGCCAGAAACTGGAGACGTCCTGCGGCAGTTTGGCTTACTCGGCGCCGGAAATACTGCTCGGCGACTCGTATGACGCACCGGCAGTCG ATGTGTGGTCACTCGGTGTGATACTGTTCATGCTGGTTTGCGGTCACCCACCGTTTCAGGAGGCGAACGATTCCGAAACGCTTACCATGATCATGGACTGCAAGTACACGATGCCTGCCCACGTGTCGGACGGTTGCCGGAA TCTCATCAGCAAAATGCTCGTTCGCGAGCCGGAGAAGCGGGCCACGCTGCAGCAGATTGCGCTGGACGTGTGGCTGATGGAGGGCAGCTGCGAGGAGACGCCGGAAAATCAGCCCCTAGTGAGCCGGGAGCAGGTCAGCGAGGAGGACCATACGCTGATCATCCAGAAGATGATCAATGGCAAAATTGCTACCAAAGAGGAAATCTTAGA GGCTTTAGATCGTAACGAGTACAATCACATAACGGCGACCTACTTTTTGCTGGCGGAGCGAAAACTTCGTGCACACCGGCAGGAGGAAGCGCAAAAACGGAAACCGGAGCTCACGCTGCCGGTTTCGAACAGTACGCG GTTGCTTCAAAATTTTAAGAAGAACGAAGCAAATGAAGATGAGGATACGCAGGATGGACTGCTGTCAACCCGACTGGGCATGCATCTGAGTGTACCCCGGACGCCGGGCACGGAAACGGGCCAG ACCGGTCGAAGTCGAAAGTGCAGCATCGTGCAGGAagaggaggacgacgaggatGACGTTCACTGTGCTGGCCACGAGGAACTGTCCACGCCGCTGAACAGGAGAGGGTCCCGATCGGAGGGGCGCATCAATGTAACCGTGCAGGATCGAATAGCAGAATCGGAAAGGCTAAAACTGGAGGCGAAAAAATATCAACAGTCAGAGCAGCAAAGCCGGCTCAGCGCTGACGAGGAGAGCGACAGAGAATCACAACCGGCTGGCAAGGATCAAGTTGATGGTGGCGATGCCGGTAACCATCAGCGTGCACACCCCCAAACGTCACCGCTGCTCGGTGGCATTGGCAACGTGACGCTGGTGACGAGCGAAAACAGCAGCACGAAGGATCGGCTAGGGATAGCGGGCGGTGGGCTGCACCGGAAACCGATGCCGGAGCTGAAGCGACACGTCGGCGGCAGTATCGATTCGAAAAAGTCATCCATACTGAAACCAACGCTGGTGAAGATTACGGACGGGGTGGTGGGCGTGCGGTCGGGTTCGTTCGATCAGTGCATGCGCAACATGGCTGGCGGTGCCGGCGGCGGTGGAGAGCTCGTTACGACCAAGATAATTACCGACAGCTCGACGATAACGATACCGATACCGACGCTCAACATTGTTACCGCGTCCACGATACCGAAGTACAAGACGATGCCGTCACCGACCCGGTCGAACGCGATCCTCACCTCGACCACCAACTGTCTGAACGAGATCTTCGAGGAGGGCACGGACGTGGGCAGCTCGGACAGTACGAGCACTACGCCCCGGCCCGTCATCCGCAGCCAGTTTGTGGCGGCCCGCCAGCAAAGCCAACCGGCCGGCAATGGTACGGCCAGcggggcggcggcagcggccagCACCGGCAACAATGTGCACCGGCGCACAAAGTTCAACAACAAATCGCGCACCGCGTCCTGCAGCAGCTCGGACGCATCGGACGACGATTCGGAGAATCGGAAGAAGCGGGCGCACAAAATCGTCGACGCTACGGTGAAGCCGCTGTCGCAGCGGCGCGACTCGCACGACGACTCGAGCGACTCGCAGGACCAGGGCAGCAATGTGGCAGGAGGGGGCGGTGCGGGCAAACCACTCATCAGGGGGATCTCGGGTGCCACCACGAACGGTAGCGGCAGCACTACCAGCAACGGTGGCACTGGTGGCGGCGGTAGTGGCACTAGAGGCGGCACTGGGTCTTCCGCGACGGACGATAAGCATGGCGCGAGCAATCGGCAGAAATCATCGCAGCCCGTCGACTTCCGGCGGCATCGTGGGCGAAGGCGGCCGGTCGAGACGCGGTTGCGCGAAAGCCAGTCCCTGAACCGCATCACCGAGGTGCAAGAGTCGGAggtcggtggcggcggcggtggtggtggtggtggtcattCCGTGACACAACAGCTGGCCAGCAGTACGGTCGTGGGCACACCGCTGGTACAGATGGTCACTTCTAACGGTGCCGTGGCGAAACCGACGACGGAACCGCCGAACGCAACGGACGAGCAGCAGTCGGATAAAAGTTGTGATAACGCATCGTCTGACCGGGCGTCGGCAGAACCGGAACCGGAGCCACCGGCGTGCCGGGAAGCCGGTACGCCAAGCAGCACAAAGAAGGGACAGTCGGGCAAGGCGGCATCGCCCCGGCAGCATCACCACGGGACGTCCAAGCCGAAGGGGCTTAGTGCGAGAATATTCCACACGTTCAAGAAGCAACCGGTGGCTGCGgttacgacgacgacgaccgctGCCAGCGTTGCGGCCAGTGCAATGAGCGATCCACCCTCTACCGGCTCGGCCGACGACATTGAGATAGTGGTCGAGCTGGCCAAGGCACTGAACAACGCATCGGCGGAAGGGGGCAAGACTGGCAACAcgaaaaagatcaaaattCTTGGCCGCTACTTTCAG gtGCATAAGAAAATTTACGTTCCCCTGTCCGGTTTGTTCCAGCGGGGCCGCCTGTACAAGGCCCAGTCCTGTGGCTCGATCGTGCGCGACAAGGTGAACGTAAACCCGAACGGCGGTGGCGCCGGCTCGCATGCCAACACTACCGGCCGCCATTCCACGATATTCACCGACAAGAATCGTATCATTAAAAATTGcctcggtggcggcggcggcggcgaagCTGCTGCCCGGCATCTCGGCAGTGACGGTGACATCAATCACAACGGAGGTTCCCAtcatcagcaccatcagcaactGCACAGCAGCAGTGGTTTTCTGGCATCGCTCTCCGCTACTGGTGGCGGTGTCGGTGCGTCCAGCGAATGCATTGGCCGTGGTTCGTCCCCGATCGAGCTTGTATCGGCGGGGCGCCGGTCGAGTATTGTCGAtcatgcgacaccggtgctcGGTGCGACAGCCGTGACACCGCCCGTACCGATCAAAACGGCGTAG
- the LOC1281422 gene encoding serine/threonine kinase SAD-1 isoform X2 produces MQRSFGGLSAASRAGVYDGKIAGLYDLEETLGSGHFAVVKLARHVFTGEKVAVKVIEKTKLDEISRAHLFQEVRCMKLVQHPNVVRLYEVIDTQTKLYLILELGDGGDLYDYIMRHEKGLSENVAREYFRQIVRAISYCHQLHVVHRDLKPENVVFFEKLGVVKLTDFGFSNKFCPGQKLETSCGSLAYSAPEILLGDSYDAPAVDVWSLGVILFMLVCGHPPFQEANDSETLTMIMDCKYTMPAHVSDGCRNLISKMLVREPEKRATLQQIALDVWLMEGSCEETPENQPLVSREQVSEEDHTLIIQKMINGKIATKEEILEALDRNEYNHITATYFLLAERKLRAHRQEEAQKRKPELTLPVSNSTRLLQNFKKNEANEDEDTQDGLLSTRLGMHLSVPRTPGTETGQTGRSRKCSIVQEEEDDEDDVHCAGHEELSTPLNRRGSRSEGRINVTVQDRIAESERLKLEAKKYQQSEQQSRLSADEESDRESQPAGKDQVDGGDAGNHQRAHPQTSPLLGGIGNVTLVTSENSSTKDRLGIAGGGLHRKPMPELKRHVGGSIDSKKSSILKPTLVKITDGVVGVRSGSFDQCMRNMAGGAGGGGELVTTKIITDSSTITIPIPTLNIVTASTIPKYKTMPSPTRSNAILTSTTNCLNEIFEEGTDVGSSDSTSTTPRPVIRSQFVAARQQSQPAGNGTASGAAAAASTGNNVHRRTKFNNKSRTASCSSSDASDDDSENRKKRAHKIVDATVKPLSQRRDSHDDSSDSQDQGSNVAGGGGAGKPLIRGISGATTNGSGSTTSNGGTGGGGSGTRGGTGSSATDDKHGASNRQKSSQPVDFRRHRGRRRPVETRLRESQSLNRITEVQESEVGGGGGGGGGGHSVTQQLASSTVVGTPLVQMVTSNGAVAKPTTEPPNATDEQQSDKSCDNASSDRASAEPEPEPPACREAGTPSSTKKGQSGKAASPRQHHHGTSKPKGLSARIFHTFKKQPVAAVTTTTTAASVAASAMSDPPSTGSADDIEIVVELAKALNNASAEGGKTGNTKKIKILGRYFQRGRLYKAQSCGSIVRDKVNVNPNGGGAGSHANTTGRHSTIFTDKNRIIKNCLGGGGGGEAAARHLGSDGDINHNGGSHHQHHQQLHSSSGFLASLSATGGGVGASSECIGRGSSPIELVSAGRRSSIVDHATPVLGATAVTPPVPIKTA; encoded by the exons ATGCAGCGGTCGTTCGGTGGCCTGTCGGCGGCCAGCCGGGCAGGAGTTTACGACGGCAAAATAGCCGGCCTGTACGATCTGGAGGAAACGCTCGGTTCGGGCCATTTTGCCGTGGTAAAGCTTGCCCGCCACGTCTTCACCGGCGAGAAGGTGGCGGTAAAGGTGATCGAAAAGACCAAGCTGGACGAGATTTCGCGCGCCCACCTGTTCCAGGAAGTGCG CTGCATGAAATTGGTCCAGCATCCGAACGTGGTGCGGCTGTACGAGGTGATCGACACGCAGACGAAGCTGTACCTCATACTGGAGCTGGGCGATGGCGGCGACCTGTACGATTACATTATGCGCCACGAGAAGGGCCTGTCGGAGAACGTGGCCCGGGAGTACTTCCGGCAGATCGTGCGCGCCATCTCCTACTGCCATCAGCTGCACGTGGTGCACAG AGATCTGAAACCGGAGAATGTGGTGTTCTTCGAGAAGCTGGGCGTCGTGAAGCTGACCGACTTTGGCTTCAGCAATAAGTTCTGCCCGGGCCAGAAACTGGAGACGTCCTGCGGCAGTTTGGCTTACTCGGCGCCGGAAATACTGCTCGGCGACTCGTATGACGCACCGGCAGTCG ATGTGTGGTCACTCGGTGTGATACTGTTCATGCTGGTTTGCGGTCACCCACCGTTTCAGGAGGCGAACGATTCCGAAACGCTTACCATGATCATGGACTGCAAGTACACGATGCCTGCCCACGTGTCGGACGGTTGCCGGAA TCTCATCAGCAAAATGCTCGTTCGCGAGCCGGAGAAGCGGGCCACGCTGCAGCAGATTGCGCTGGACGTGTGGCTGATGGAGGGCAGCTGCGAGGAGACGCCGGAAAATCAGCCCCTAGTGAGCCGGGAGCAGGTCAGCGAGGAGGACCATACGCTGATCATCCAGAAGATGATCAATGGCAAAATTGCTACCAAAGAGGAAATCTTAGA GGCTTTAGATCGTAACGAGTACAATCACATAACGGCGACCTACTTTTTGCTGGCGGAGCGAAAACTTCGTGCACACCGGCAGGAGGAAGCGCAAAAACGGAAACCGGAGCTCACGCTGCCGGTTTCGAACAGTACGCG GTTGCTTCAAAATTTTAAGAAGAACGAAGCAAATGAAGATGAGGATACGCAGGATGGACTGCTGTCAACCCGACTGGGCATGCATCTGAGTGTACCCCGGACGCCGGGCACGGAAACGGGCCAG ACCGGTCGAAGTCGAAAGTGCAGCATCGTGCAGGAagaggaggacgacgaggatGACGTTCACTGTGCTGGCCACGAGGAACTGTCCACGCCGCTGAACAGGAGAGGGTCCCGATCGGAGGGGCGCATCAATGTAACCGTGCAGGATCGAATAGCAGAATCGGAAAGGCTAAAACTGGAGGCGAAAAAATATCAACAGTCAGAGCAGCAAAGCCGGCTCAGCGCTGACGAGGAGAGCGACAGAGAATCACAACCGGCTGGCAAGGATCAAGTTGATGGTGGCGATGCCGGTAACCATCAGCGTGCACACCCCCAAACGTCACCGCTGCTCGGTGGCATTGGCAACGTGACGCTGGTGACGAGCGAAAACAGCAGCACGAAGGATCGGCTAGGGATAGCGGGCGGTGGGCTGCACCGGAAACCGATGCCGGAGCTGAAGCGACACGTCGGCGGCAGTATCGATTCGAAAAAGTCATCCATACTGAAACCAACGCTGGTGAAGATTACGGACGGGGTGGTGGGCGTGCGGTCGGGTTCGTTCGATCAGTGCATGCGCAACATGGCTGGCGGTGCCGGCGGCGGTGGAGAGCTCGTTACGACCAAGATAATTACCGACAGCTCGACGATAACGATACCGATACCGACGCTCAACATTGTTACCGCGTCCACGATACCGAAGTACAAGACGATGCCGTCACCGACCCGGTCGAACGCGATCCTCACCTCGACCACCAACTGTCTGAACGAGATCTTCGAGGAGGGCACGGACGTGGGCAGCTCGGACAGTACGAGCACTACGCCCCGGCCCGTCATCCGCAGCCAGTTTGTGGCGGCCCGCCAGCAAAGCCAACCGGCCGGCAATGGTACGGCCAGcggggcggcggcagcggccagCACCGGCAACAATGTGCACCGGCGCACAAAGTTCAACAACAAATCGCGCACCGCGTCCTGCAGCAGCTCGGACGCATCGGACGACGATTCGGAGAATCGGAAGAAGCGGGCGCACAAAATCGTCGACGCTACGGTGAAGCCGCTGTCGCAGCGGCGCGACTCGCACGACGACTCGAGCGACTCGCAGGACCAGGGCAGCAATGTGGCAGGAGGGGGCGGTGCGGGCAAACCACTCATCAGGGGGATCTCGGGTGCCACCACGAACGGTAGCGGCAGCACTACCAGCAACGGTGGCACTGGTGGCGGCGGTAGTGGCACTAGAGGCGGCACTGGGTCTTCCGCGACGGACGATAAGCATGGCGCGAGCAATCGGCAGAAATCATCGCAGCCCGTCGACTTCCGGCGGCATCGTGGGCGAAGGCGGCCGGTCGAGACGCGGTTGCGCGAAAGCCAGTCCCTGAACCGCATCACCGAGGTGCAAGAGTCGGAggtcggtggcggcggcggtggtggtggtggtggtcattCCGTGACACAACAGCTGGCCAGCAGTACGGTCGTGGGCACACCGCTGGTACAGATGGTCACTTCTAACGGTGCCGTGGCGAAACCGACGACGGAACCGCCGAACGCAACGGACGAGCAGCAGTCGGATAAAAGTTGTGATAACGCATCGTCTGACCGGGCGTCGGCAGAACCGGAACCGGAGCCACCGGCGTGCCGGGAAGCCGGTACGCCAAGCAGCACAAAGAAGGGACAGTCGGGCAAGGCGGCATCGCCCCGGCAGCATCACCACGGGACGTCCAAGCCGAAGGGGCTTAGTGCGAGAATATTCCACACGTTCAAGAAGCAACCGGTGGCTGCGgttacgacgacgacgaccgctGCCAGCGTTGCGGCCAGTGCAATGAGCGATCCACCCTCTACCGGCTCGGCCGACGACATTGAGATAGTGGTCGAGCTGGCCAAGGCACTGAACAACGCATCGGCGGAAGGGGGCAAGACTGGCAACAcgaaaaagatcaaaattCTTGGCCGCTACTTTCAG CGGGGCCGCCTGTACAAGGCCCAGTCCTGTGGCTCGATCGTGCGCGACAAGGTGAACGTAAACCCGAACGGCGGTGGCGCCGGCTCGCATGCCAACACTACCGGCCGCCATTCCACGATATTCACCGACAAGAATCGTATCATTAAAAATTGcctcggtggcggcggcggcggcgaagCTGCTGCCCGGCATCTCGGCAGTGACGGTGACATCAATCACAACGGAGGTTCCCAtcatcagcaccatcagcaactGCACAGCAGCAGTGGTTTTCTGGCATCGCTCTCCGCTACTGGTGGCGGTGTCGGTGCGTCCAGCGAATGCATTGGCCGTGGTTCGTCCCCGATCGAGCTTGTATCGGCGGGGCGCCGGTCGAGTATTGTCGAtcatgcgacaccggtgctcGGTGCGACAGCCGTGACACCGCCCGTACCGATCAAAACGGCGTAG